AGCGGATCGCCAGCGTGTTACGACTGGAAGGAACAGACCAGTGAGCTCCACCCGGACACCGATCCACCGCCCCTGGCCCGGCTTGATCGGCGCCTATCGCGATCGGCTTCCCATCGGCGACGACTGGACGGCCATCACCCTGCACGAGGGCGGCACCCCGCTGATCCACGCCAAGCGGATCTCCGAGCAGACCGGCTGCACCGTGCACCTGAAAGTGGAGGGCCTCAACCCGACCGGCTCGTTCAAGGACCGCGGCATGACGATGGCGGTCACCGACGCCGTTGCTCGCGGCCAGCAGGCGGTGCTGTGCGCCTCGACCGGCAACACCTCGGCATCGGCGGCGGCCTACGCTGCCCGCGCCGGCATCACCTGCGCGGTGCTGATCCCACAGGGCAAGATCGCGATGGGCAAGCTTGCGCAGGCAGTCATGCACGGCGCCAAGATCATTCAGATCGACGGCAACTTCGACGACTGCCTGGAACTGGCCCGCAAGATGGCCACCGACTTCCCGACCATCTCGCTGGTGAACTCGGTGAACCCGGTGCGCATCGAAGGGCAGAAGACCGCGGCCTTCGAGATCGTCGACGCGCTGGGCACCGCGCCGGACATCCACTCGCTGCCGGTCGGCAACGCCGGCAACATCACCGCGTACTGGAAGGGCTACCGCGAGTACTTCGCCGACGGCCTGACCGAGAAGCTGCCGAAGATGCTGGGCACCCAGGCTGCGGGGGCGGCACCGCTGGTGCTCGGTGAGCCGGTCAAGAACCCGGAGACCATCGCCACCGCGATCCGTATCGGCTCGCCGGCCTCCTGGACGCAGGCCGTCGAAGCGCAGGTGGATTCGGGTGGGCGGTTCCTGGCCGCCACCGACGACGAGATCCTGGCCGCTTACCACCTGGTGGCGCAGTCCGAGGGCGTGTTCGTCGAGCCGGCCTCGGCGGCCAGCATCGCCGGGCTGCTCAAGTCGGTGGAGGACGGCTGGGTGCCGCGCGGTTCGACCGTGGTGTGCACCGTGACGGGCAACGGACTCAAGGACCCCGACACCGCGCTCAAGGACATGCCCGAGGTGACCGCGGTTCCCGTCGACGCGGCCACCGTGGTTGCCGCATTGGGGCTGGCCTAGTGGTTCAGTTGTTGCCGACCGGGTTGACTGCCAGCGTCGCGGTTGCGGCGTCGAGCGCCAACCTGGGCCCCGGCTTCGACAGCCTGGGCCTGGCGCTGGGCCTCTACGACGAGGTGATCGTCGAGACGGTCGAGTCCGGTCTGGTGGTGCAGGTCGAGGGGGAGGGTGCCGGTCAGGTTCCGCTCACCTCGGATCACCTTGTGGTGCAAGGCATCCTGCGCGGCATGCGCGAGGCGGGTGTCGAGGCGCCCGGCATGGTGGTGCGCTGCCGCAATGCGATCCCGCATCAGCGTGGCTTGGGCTCGTCGGCCGCCGCGGTGGTCGGAGGGCTGGCCGTGGTCAACGGCCTTGTTTCGCAACTTGATCGGCCCGGCCTGTCCGAAACCCAACTGATTCAGCTGGCCTCGGAGTTCGAAGGCCACCCCGACAACGCCGCAGCCGCCGTACTGGGCGGTGCCGTGGTTTCGTGGACAGCAAATGCAGCCGACGGCCAGGTCGACTATGCGGCGGCGCCGCTGCGGCTGCACCCCGACATCCATCTGTTCCCGGCAATTCCGCAACTGCGTTCGTCGACTGCCGAGACCCGGGCTCTGTTGCCCGAGCAGGTCAGCCACCGCGATGCCCGGTTCAATGTCAGTCGGGCCGCGCTGCTGGTGGTGGCACTGACCGAGCGGCCCGATCTGCTGTTGGCGGCCACCGAGGATGTGCTGCACCAGCCGCAGCGCGGCGCTGCGCAGCCGGAGTCGGCGGCATTCCTGCAGTTGCTGCGCCGGCACGGCATTGCGGCCGTGCTCTCGGGTGCCGGACCTGCGGTGATCGCGCTGACGACAGCGGCCCAACTGCCTAGTGCGGTGCTCGAGTCCCCGGAAGCGCGTGTGTTCAACGTCACCGAGATGCCGGTCGGCGCCGCGGTCAAGTGGAACTCCGGGGTGGCGGTACCGGGTTGAGGCGCGCAGCAAAGTATCTGTTGCGTCGAGCTCAGAAGCGGGCTATCCTCGGTCCCGTCCCGCATTCGCGGCATCAGCACCTGAATCAGACTGCGATGTCAACCGGGATGCCACCAAATTCTTCCCGTAGCTGACGGTTTGCGTTACGACGCCGTCGATACGGGCTACACCGTTACACAGTCGACGGTGACACGCACTCGGCAGTCCGCTGAATGCAACCAAGCCCCTCGCGTGAGAAAACCGACGAGGGAAGAAAGGAAATCCGTGACCGAAACGGACCTCTTCACGGCTGAAGGCAGCACCGACCAGGAATCGCTGCCGACCCCCCCGAGTACTTCCGAGACCAGCCAGGACGCAGCCGCCGGCGGTAGTGACGCCGCGCCGTCCGCCCCGGAAACCGCCTCGGCGCCGGCCACCGAGTCCGCTCCCGCTTCGGCGCCCGACAACGGCGCTGCAACCGCCCCCACCGACAGCTCGCTGTCGGCGATGGTGCTGCCCGAACTGCGGGCGCTGGCCAACCGCGTCGGTGTCAAGGGCTCCTCCGGGATGCGCAAGAGCGAACTGATCGCCGCGATCCGCGAGGTCTCCGGCAACGGCGGCAGTGGCGCCGAAGCGCCGAAGACACAGGCCAGCGCCGAGCAGCCCGCCAATGGCGCGGCCAACGGTGCCGAGCCCGCCCCGGCCAACGAGGCGGACGCTGCCGCGGCCCCGCGGCGCCGCGAACGGCGTGGCGCCAGCCGGGCGACCGGCTCGCCCGCTGCCGATGGCGGCGAGGCCGAGAAGCCGGCCGAGCAGGACAAGGACAAGGACGACAAGGACAAGCCTGCCGAGGCAGAGCCCCAGGGCGAGCCGCGCAAGCAGGGTCGGAACGACGACAAGGCCGACAAGGCGGAGCAGTCCGGTGGGCGCCGTGAGCGCGAGGGCGCCAAGAGCGACGCCAAAACCGACGAAGCCGCGCAGTCCAAGCGCGACGACCAAGGCGGCGACCAGTCCAACCGCGGCGGTGGCGACGACGACGACCGCGGTGGCCGTCGTGGCCGTCGCTTCCGTGACCGGCGTCGCCGTGGCGAGCGCGGTGGCGAGGGCGGCGGTGGCGAACGCGGTGACGCCGAGCTGCGCGAGGACGACGTCGTCCAGCCGGTCGCCGGCATCCTCGACGTGCTCGACAACTACGCGTTCGTGCGCACCTCGGGCTACCTGGCTGGACCCAACGACGTCTACGTCTCGATGAACATGGTCCGCAAGAACGGGCTGCGCCGCGGCGACGCGGTGACCGGCGCCGTGCGGGTGGCCCGGGACGGCGACCAGCCCAACCAGCGGCAGAAGTTCAATCCGCTGGTGCGGTTGGACTCGGTCAACGGCGGCCCGGTTGAAGAGGCTCGGAACCGTCCGGACTTCACCAAGCTGACCCCGCTGTACCCGAACCAGCGGCTGCGGTTGGAGACCTCGGGGGAGAAGCTGACCACCCGCGTCATCGACCTGATCATGCCGATCGGCAAGGGGCAGCGTGCCCTGATCGTGTCACCGCCCAAGGCCGGTAAGACCACGATCATGCAGGACATCGCCAACGCGATCACCCGCAACAATCCCGAGTGCCACCTGATGGTGGTGCTGGTCGACGAGCGTCCCGAAGAAGTCACCGACATGCAGCGCTCGGTCAAGGGTGAGGTCATCGCCTCCACGTTCGACCGGCCGCCGTCAGACCACACCCAGGCCGCCGAGCTGGCCATCGAGCGGGCCAAGCGCCTGGTCGAGCAGGGCAAGGACGTCGTCGTGCTGCTGGACTCGATCACCCGGCTGGGTCGTGCCTACAACAACGCCTCCCCGGCGTCGGGCCGCATCCTGTCCGGTGGTGTGGACTCCACCGCGCTCTACCCGCCCAAGCGGTTCCTGGGCGCGGCCCGCAACATCGAGGACGGCGGTTCGCTGACCATCATCGCCACCGCGATGGTGGAGACCGGCTCCACCGGTGACACCGTGATCTTCGAAGAGTTCAAGGGCACCGGTAACGCCGAGCTCAAGCTGGACCGCAAGATCGCCGAGCGCCGGGTATTCCCGGCCGTCGACGTCAACCCGTCGGGCACTCGTAAGGACGAGCTCCTGCTCTCGCCGGACGAGTTCGCGATCGTGCACAAGCTGCGTCGTCTGCTGTCCGGCCTGGACTCGCATCAGGCCATCGACTTGCTGATGAGCCAGCTGCGCAAGACCAAGAACAACTACGAGTTCCTGGTGCAGGTGTCCAAGACCACGCCGGGAATGGACAACGACTGATCTGCCGCTGGAATGCGCCAGCCGCTCCGGGCGTTTTGGGAGGGGCTGGCGCAGCTGGCATAATCGACAACCTCAGGTTCCGGTTCACGTCTGCCCCACATTCGAAGGCGGGCGACCCGGCGGCCCACGATTGAAGAGGACATCATGAAAACTGGCATTCACCCCGCCTACGGCGAGACCACCGTGGTCTGCGGTTGTGGCAACAGCTTCACCACCCGTAGCACCAAGGAGAGCGGCCACATCGTGGTCGAGGTCTGCTCGCAGTGCCACCCGTTCTACACCGGCAAGCAGAAGATCCTGGACAGCGGCGGCCGTGTCGCGCGCTTCGAGAAGCGCTACGGCAAGCGCAACGCCGGTGCCGCCGCAACTGCGGCAGCCGACGACAAATAGCTCCCTCACCGACGCCCGGAACGTGCCAGCACGTCATCCGGGCGTCGGTTTGCGTTCGGGGATGGAGGTGAGATGACCCAAAGCATTCAGGGGATTGACGCCCTGCTGGCCGAGCACGCCGCCCTGGAAACGCAGCTGTCGGATCCCGAACTGCACAACGATCCGGCCGAGGCACGTCGGGCCGGTCGGCGTTTCGCCCAACTGGCGCCCATCATCGCCACCCACCGCAAGCTCGAGTCGGCCCGCGGTGACCTCGAAGCCGCCCGGGAACTGGCCGCCGATGACGCGTCCTTCGCGGCCGAGATCCCGGAGCTGGAGGCGCGCGTCGCCGAGCTGGACACCGCGCTCACCGACATGCTGGCGCCTCGCGACCCGCACGACGCCGACGACATCGTGCTCGAGGTCAAATCCGGCGAAGGCGGCGAGGAATCGGCGTTGTTCGCCGCTGACCTGGCCCGGATGTACATCCGCTACGCAGAACGCCAGGGCTGGAAGGTGACCGTCCTCGACGAGACCACCTCCGACCTCGGCGGCTACAAAGACGCCACCCTGACCATCGCGAGCAAGGGCGACAGCGCCGACGGTGTCTGGTCGAAGATGAAGTTCGAGGGCGGTGTGCACCGCGTGCAGCGAGTCCCGGTGACCGAGTCGCAGGGGCGCGTCCACACCTCGGCGGCCGGCGTGTTGGTCTACCCCGAGCCCGAAGAGGTCGCCGAGGTGGCCATCGACGAGTCGGACCTGCGCATCGACGTCTACCGCTCCTCCGGCAAGGGCGGCCAGGGCGTCAACACCACCGACTCCGCGGTGCGTATCACCCACTTGCCGACCGGGATTGTCGTCACCTGCCAGAACGAGCGGTCGCAGCTGCAGAACAAGGCCCGTGCATTGCAGGTTTTGGCGGCCCGGCTGCAGGCGGTTGCCGAGGAGCAGGCTCAGGCGGATGCCTCGGCCGATCGGGCCAGCCAGATCCGCACTGTGGACCGCAGCGAACGCATCCGCACTTACAACTTCCCGGAAAACCGGATCACCGACCACCGCATCGGCTACAAGGCGCACAACCTCGACCAGGTCCTCGACGGGGATCTCGATCCGATGTTCGACGCGCTGGCAGCCGCCGATAAGGAAACCCGGTTACAGGGGACGGCGTGAGCCGAATGAGGGACGCGATCGACTCCGCTGCAGCGCTTTTCGCTGATGCCGGGATTGATTCCGCCCGCTACGACGCTGAAGAGCTCGCCGCCCATGCGGCCGGCACCGACCGTGGCCGGCTGGCGCTGCTGGGTCCACCCGACGACGAGTTCTTCGGCCGTTACCGGGAATTGGTTGCCGCACGCAGTTCCCGGGTCCCGTTGCAACACCTGATCGGGACCGCGGCGTTCGGCCCGGTGACGCTGCAAGTTGGCCCGGGAGTGTTCACCCCGCGCCCGGAGACCGAGGCCATGCTGGAATGGGCGCTCAAACAAGCCGAGGCTCAACAGCTTCCCGCGCTGATCGTCGACGCCTGCACCGGGTCCGGTGCCCTCGCGATCGCGTTGGCTCACAGTCTCCCCGCCGCGCGGGTACTGGCTGTCGACGACTCCGAATCGGCACTGGATTACGCCCGCCGCAACTGTGCCGGCACCGCGGTAGAGTTGATCCGCGCCGACATAACCCAGCCAGGCCTGCTGTCGGAGCTTGACGGTCAAGTTGACCTGATGGTCAGCAACCCGCCCTATATTCCCGACGGTGCGGAGTTAGATCCCGAAGTAGCCCAGCATGATCCGGAGCACGCGCTGTTCGGCGGCCCGGACGGAATGTCGGTGATCACTCCGCTGGCCCACCTGGCAGCCCGATTGCTGCGCCCGGGTGGACTATTCGCCGTCGAGCATGACGACACCACGCCGGCGGCCACCGTCCAAACTGTGCGCGGCACCGGATTTTTCGACGAGGTAGTGTCCCGGCCCGACCTGACTGGGCGGCTCCGGTTCGTGACGGCGATCAGGAACAATCAACCATGACAGAGGTTTTCGACTGCGCCGACGCCGACCAGCGTGCGGCCGGTATCGCGGCGGCGATCGACGCTGTGCGCGGTGGACGCCTGGTGGTGCTGCCGACCGACACGGTCTATGGCATCGGTGCCGATGCCTTTAACGCCGCCGGGGTGACCGCGCTTCTGGCGGCCAAACGACGCGGCCGTGACATGCCGGTGGGCGTGCTGGTGGGGTCGTGGAACTCCATCGACGGGCTGGCCCTGATCGTGCCGGAGACCGCCCGTGAACTGATCCGCGCCTTCTGGCCGGGCGCGCTCAGCCTGATCGTCACCCAAGCCCCGTCGCTGCAGTGGGACCTCGGCGAAGCCCGCGGCACGGTCATGGTGCGCATGCCGCTGCATCCGGTGGCACTGGAAGTCCTCAAGGCGGTGGGCCCGATGGCGGTGTCCAGCGCCAACGTCTCCGGCGGGTCGCCCGCCGTCGAGGCCGGCGAAGCGCAAAGCCAACTGGGGGAGTCCGTCGACGTCTACCTCGACGCGGGACCGGCCGAACAGGGTGCGGCCTCGACGATCGTGGATCTCACCGGCCCCGCACCGCGGATCGTCCGCACCGGACCGGTCACCGCCGAACAGATCGGCGCGGTGCTGGGGCTGGATCCGGACTCGCTGACGGGAACACCGTGACCAGCCTGCTGGCCCTGGCCGACCGTGGCGCCGGCGTGCCACTGCGAGAACTCGCGTTAGTGGGCCTGACCGCCGCGATCATCACCTACTTCACCACCGGACCCGTTCGCTGGATGGCCACCCGGATCGGCGCGGTCGCCTACCCGCGCGAACGTGACGTCCATGTGCAGCCCACTCCGCGGATGGGCGGGTTGGCGATGTACGTCGGCATCGTCGCCGGGATCTTCCTGGCCTCTCAGCTGCCGGCACTGACGCGCGGCTTCGTCTATTCCACCGGCATGCCGGCGGTGGTGCTGGCCGGCGGCGTCATCATGGGAATCGGTCTGCTCGACGACAAGTGGGGCCTGGACGCCCTGACCAAATTCGCCGGCCAGATCACCGCGGCCAGCGTGCTCGTCACCATGGGTGTGGCCTGGAGCGTGCTCTACATCCCGATCGGCGGCGTGGGCACCGTGGTGCTCGACCAGGTGTCCTCGATCCTGCTGACGCTGGCGCTGACGGTCTCGATCGTCAACGCGATGAACTTCGTCGACGGCCTCGACGGGCTGGCCGCCGGCCTGGGATTGATCACCGCACTGGCGATCTGCATGTTCTCCGTCGGCGTGCTGCAGGACCACGGCGGCGACGTGCTGTTCTACCCGCCCGCGTTGATCTCGGTGGTCTTGGCCGGGGCTTGTTTGGGTTTCCTGCCACACAATTTCAGCCCCGCAAAGATCTTCATGGGCGACTCCGGCTCGATGCTGATCGGCCTGATGCTGGCGGCGGCGTCCACCACCGCGGCCGGGCCGATCTCGCAAACCGCCTACGGCGCGCGCGACGTCTTCGCGCTGCTGTCGCCGTTCCTGCTGGTGGCGGCAGTGATGTGCGTGCCGGCGCTGGACGTGCTGCTGGCGATCATCCGTCGGACTCGTGCCGGGCTCAGTCCGTTCAGTCCGGACAAGATGCACCTGCACCATCGGTTGCTGCAGATCGGCCACTCCGATCGCCGGGTGGTGCTGCTGATCTACTTGTGGACGGCGATCGTCGCGTTCGGGGCGGCTGGCACCATCTTCTTCGACCCGCGCTACACCGGGGCGGTGATGTTGGGTGCAATGCTCATCGCGATTGTCGTTACGCTCATCCCGTTGCTACGCCGGGGCGGCGCCTCGGAAGACGACCCCTACGACACGCGGTAGTAGCACCGTCTAAGATGGTGTTGTAGGTGGTTCCACAGTGCGTTCGGGCATCCGATACGCTCGGCGGGCGACTTCACGACAGTGACGCAGGGCAGATTCAGATTGGGGTGAGGCGGTGACGACACCAGCGCAGGATGCGCCGTTGGTGTTGCCGTCGGTGGTGTTCCAGCCGATTCGGCTGTCACTGATCTGTGTTGCTCTGACCGCTGCCGCAATTGCCGCGGCCGCTCAGTTCGGCCGACCGCTCTTCGGTGTGTTCTTCGGGCTGGGCCTGGCGCTCGGCTTGGGCAATGCGCTCCTGATTCGCCGGTCGGCGCTGAAGATCACCGCCGCCGACCACCCGCTGAAGAAGAAGATGGCGCTGAACTCGGCGTCTCGTCTGCTGGTCATCAGCGTGATCGGCTTGGCGATCGCTTACCAGTTCCGTCCAGAGGGCCTCGGTGCGCTGTTCGGATTGGCCTTGTTCGAGGTAGTGCTGGTGCTGACCACCATGCTGCCAGTGGTAAAAAAGCTCCGCGCGCAAGCGTCAGAGTCGGGCGCTGAAGGGACGGAAAATGACTGAGTCGATCCTGGCTGAGGGAGCCATCGAGGTCGGCCACCACGAGACCGCGGTGTGGCCGCTGGTCGGTGAGGTCAACATCGACACCATCACCTCCACCGCGATCGCAGCGGTGATCGTGATCGCCCTGGCGCTCTTCCTGCGCGCCAAGGTCACCTCGAGCGGGGTCCCCGGCGGGGTGCAGCTGTTCTTCGAGGCGATCACCATTCAGATGCGCAACCAGATCGAGGGTGCCATCGGGATGAAGATCGCCCCGTTCGTGCTGCCGCTGGCGGTGACGATCTTCATCTTCATCCTGGTCTGCAACTGGCTCTCGGTGCTGCCGTTCCAGTACGCCGACGAGCACGGCATCCACGAGCTGATCTCCTCTGCCGCCGCCGACATCAACTTCGTGCTGGCGCTGGCCCTGCTGGTGTTCTGCGGCTACCACTTGGCCGGGTTCTGGCGCCGCGGCTTCATCGGCCACCCGCTGCGGGTTCTCAAGGGCCACGTCGCGATCCTGGCGCCGATCAACCTGGTCGAAGAGATCGCCAAGCCGGTCTCGCTGTCTCTGCGTCTGTTCGGCAACATCTTCGCCGGCGGCATCCTGGTCAGCCTGATCGCGCTGCTGGGGCCGGTCTTCATGGTCGCGCCGAACGCGATCTGGAAGACCTTCGACCTGTTCGTCGGACTGATCCAGGCGTTCATCTTCGCGCTGCTGACGATCCTGTACTTCAGCCAGGCCATGGAGCTCGAAGAAGACCACCACTAGTACCACCTGCACGACCACATCAGACCTGGTAGAGCACTACCAGCTAGCAAGGAGGAATGAAATGGCAGATCCCAATCTGATCGGACTTGGTGCCCTCATCGGCGGCGGTCTCATCATGGGCGGCGGTGCCATCGGCGCCGGTATCGGTGACGGTATCGCCGGTAACGCTCTGATCGCCGGTATCGCCCGTCAGCCCGAAGCCCAGGGTCGCCTGTTCACCCCGTTCTTCATCACGGTTGGTCTGGTCGAAGCGGCCTACTTCATCAACCTGGCCTTCATGGCGTTGTTCGTCTTCGCCACCCCGATCGCCGCACAGCAGTAACGCACAAGATGGGTGACATGAGCGTTGCTGTCCTCGCGTTGAGCGAGGCGGCTGAGGAAGGCCCGAAGAAGAGCTTCCTCATTCCCGACGGCACCTTCTTCGTCGTGCTCGCGATCTTCCTGATCGTGCTCGGCGTGATCAGTACCTTCGTGGTGCCGCCGATCATGAAGGTGCTGCGGGAGCGCGAGAACATGGTCACCAAGACTCTCGCCGACAATCGGGAGTCCGCTGAGCAGTTCGCGGCCGCCGATGCCGACTACGAGAAGCAGATGGCGGCAGCGCGCCTTGAGGCCAGCACGGCACGGGACGAAGCTCGTGCCGAGGGGCGCAAGGTGATCGACGAGCAGCGGTCGGCGGCCGAGGCGGAGGTGGCCTCGACATTGCAGGCCGCCACCGACAAGCTCAAGCAAGAAGGCGATGCGGTGAGTGAGCAGCTGCAGGCCCGGGTGGAGGCACTGTCTTCCACCCTGGCCAGCCGGATCCTCGGTGTTGAGGCTGAGGCACTTTCCGCGGCGAGTACGGGGCGGTAGCAACAGAGATGTCGATTTTCATCGGGCAGCTGGTCGGCTTTGCCATCATCGTTTGGCTGCTGGTCAAGTTCGTCGTACCACCGGTACGCAAGCTGATGGCCGACCAGCAGGAGTCGGTGCGCAAGCAGCTGGAGGAGGCGGCAGCAGCCGCCGCTCGTCTGACCGAAGCCGGTCAGGCGCACTCCACGGCACTGGCCAACGCCTCGGCCGAGGCGCAGCGGGTCACCGCGGAGGCCCACTCGGACGCCGAGCGGATCGCCGAGCAACTGCGCAGCCAGGCCGGCGTCGAAGCCGAGCGCGTGAAGACCACCGGCGGACAGCAGGTCGGTCTCATGCGGGCGCAACTCATCCGTGAGCTGCGGTCCGGCTTGGGTGCCGAAGCTGTGCAGCGGGCGGGCGAACTGGTTCGCGCGCACGTCTCCGACCCGCAGCGGCAGTCCGCCACTGTGGACCGGTTCCTCGACGAGCTCGACGCCATGGCGCCGAAGTCCGTCGAGGTCGAATCGCCGATCTTGGTCCGGATGCGTTCGGCCAGCCGTCAGGCGTTGGCCGGCCTGCTGGACAAGTTCGGCGAGGTGGCCGGTGGCCTGGACCAGCAGGGCTTGGCCTCGCTGGCCGATGACCTGACCGCGGTCGCCGAGCTGCTCGAGCGCGAGGTCGTGATCACGCGGCACCTGACCGTGCCGATCGACGACGCCGCACCGAAGGTCCGCCTCGTGCAGCGCCTGTTCGCCGACAAGGTCGGTGCCCCCGCCCTGACGCTGGTGACCGCCGCCGCTTCTGCCCGGTGGTCCAACGGCGCGGACCTGATCACCGCCGTGGAGCACGTCGCCCGGCAGGCACTGCTGCTGTCGGCCGAGAGCGCTGGCACGGTCGACGAGGTGGAGGACCAGCTGTTCCGGTTCTCCCGCGTGTTGGACGCCCAGCCCCGTCTGGACATCCTGCTCGGCGACACCGCGACCCCGGCCGCTGGTCGGGTCGGGTTGCTGCGCAATGTCGTCGGCAGTGGTACCAACCCGATCACGGTGGCGCTGCTTGAGCAGACCGTACGGCTGCTCAGTGGCCAGTCCGCACACGAAGCGATCACCGAGCTTGCTCAGATCGCAGTGGCACGTCGCGGCGAGCTGGTGGCGCACGTCGGTGCGGCCGCCGAGCTCAGCGACGCCCAGCGCACCCGGCTGAACACGGTCCTGAGCCGGATCTACAGCCACCCGGTCCGCGTGCAGGTCGGCGTCGACCCGGCACTGCTGGGCGGGTTGACGATCTCGGTCGGCGACGAGGTGATCGACGGCGCGCTGTCGTCGCGTCTCGCCGCAGCCAAGACGCAGTTGCCCGACTGATCAAGACCTACCCGGTCCAAGAGCCCAACACCCATTTCGAAGGCAGGAAGACGAAAAGCCATGGCAGAGTTGACAATCTCCTCTGACGACATTCAGGGGGCGATCGAGGAGTACGTGAGCTCCTTCAGCGCCGACACCGCGCGCGAGGAGGTCGGCACCGTCATCGACGCCGGCGACGGCATCGCACACGTCGAGGGCCTTCCTTCGGTGATGACCCAGGAGCTCCTCGAGTTCCCCGGCGGCGTGCTGGGCGTAGCCCTGAACCTCGACGAGCACAGCGTCGGCGCGGTCATCCTGGGCAACTTCGAGAACATCGAGCAGGGCCAGCAGGTCAAGCGCACCGGTGAGGTGCTCTCGGTGCCGGTCGGCGACGGCTTCCTCGGTCGCGTCGTCAACCCGCTGGGACAGCCCATCGACGCGCGCGGCGAGATCGAGGCCGAGACCCGTCGTCCGCTGGAGATGCAGGCCCCCTCGGTGGTTCAGCGTCAGAGCGTGTCCGAGCCGCTGCAGACCGGCATCAAGGCCGTCGACGCCATGACCCCGATCGGCCGCGGCCAGCGTCAGCTCGTCATCGGCGACCGCAAGACCGGCAAGACCGCGCTCTGTGTGGACACCATCCTCAACCAGCGCAAGAACTGGGAGACCGGCGACCCGAACCAGCAGGTTCGTTGCGTCTACGTCGCGATCGGCCAGAAGGGCACCACCATCGCCAGCGTGCGTCGCGCGCTGGAAGAGGGTGGCGCCATGGACTACACCACGATCGTCGCCGCGCCCGCGTCGGACTCCGCCGGCTTCAAGTGGCTGGCCCCCTACACCGGCTCGGCGATCGCCCAGCACTGGATGTACTCGGGCAAGCACGTGCTGATCGTCTTCGACGACCTGACCAAGCAGGCCGAGGCCTACCGCGCCATCTCGCTGCTGCTGCGCCGCCCGCCGGGCCGCGAGGCCTACCCGGGTGACGTGTTCTACCTGCACTCCCGTCTGCTGGAGCGTTGCGCGAAGCTCTCCGACGAGCTGGGTGGCGGTTCGCTGACCGGTCTGCCGATCATCGAGACCAAGGCCAACGACATCTCGGCCTACATCCCGACCAACGTCATCTCGATCACCGACGGCCAGTGCTTCCTGGAGAGCGACCTGTTCAACCAGGGCGTCCGCCCGGCCATCAACGTCGGTGTGTCGGTGTCCCGTGTCGGTGGCGCCGCCCAGATCAAGGCGATGAAGGAGGTGGCCGGCTCGCTGCGTCTGGACCTGTCGCAGTACCGCGAGCTGGAGGCCTTCGCCGCTTTCGCCTCCGACCTGGACGCCACCAGCAAGGCTCAGCTGGAGCGTGGTGCACGCCTGGTGGAGCTGCTCAAGCAGCCCCAGTACGCACCGCTGCCCGTCGAGGAGCAGGTGGTCTCGATCTTCCTGGGTACTGAAGGTCACCTGGACTCGGTGCCGGTCGAGGATGTGGGCCGCTTCGAAGCCGAGCTGCTGGACCACATCCGGGCCTCGGAGAACGACCTGCTGACCGGGATCCGCGAGAGCAAGAAGCTCTCCGACGAGGCCAACGAGAA
The window above is part of the Mycolicibacter sp. MU0102 genome. Proteins encoded here:
- the thrC gene encoding threonine synthase; translated protein: MSSTRTPIHRPWPGLIGAYRDRLPIGDDWTAITLHEGGTPLIHAKRISEQTGCTVHLKVEGLNPTGSFKDRGMTMAVTDAVARGQQAVLCASTGNTSASAAAYAARAGITCAVLIPQGKIAMGKLAQAVMHGAKIIQIDGNFDDCLELARKMATDFPTISLVNSVNPVRIEGQKTAAFEIVDALGTAPDIHSLPVGNAGNITAYWKGYREYFADGLTEKLPKMLGTQAAGAAPLVLGEPVKNPETIATAIRIGSPASWTQAVEAQVDSGGRFLAATDDEILAAYHLVAQSEGVFVEPASAASIAGLLKSVEDGWVPRGSTVVCTVTGNGLKDPDTALKDMPEVTAVPVDAATVVAALGLA
- the prmC gene encoding peptide chain release factor N(5)-glutamine methyltransferase, producing the protein MRDAIDSAAALFADAGIDSARYDAEELAAHAAGTDRGRLALLGPPDDEFFGRYRELVAARSSRVPLQHLIGTAAFGPVTLQVGPGVFTPRPETEAMLEWALKQAEAQQLPALIVDACTGSGALAIALAHSLPAARVLAVDDSESALDYARRNCAGTAVELIRADITQPGLLSELDGQVDLMVSNPPYIPDGAELDPEVAQHDPEHALFGGPDGMSVITPLAHLAARLLRPGGLFAVEHDDTTPAATVQTVRGTGFFDEVVSRPDLTGRLRFVTAIRNNQP
- the rho gene encoding transcription termination factor Rho, encoding MTETDLFTAEGSTDQESLPTPPSTSETSQDAAAGGSDAAPSAPETASAPATESAPASAPDNGAATAPTDSSLSAMVLPELRALANRVGVKGSSGMRKSELIAAIREVSGNGGSGAEAPKTQASAEQPANGAANGAEPAPANEADAAAAPRRRERRGASRATGSPAADGGEAEKPAEQDKDKDDKDKPAEAEPQGEPRKQGRNDDKADKAEQSGGRREREGAKSDAKTDEAAQSKRDDQGGDQSNRGGGDDDDRGGRRGRRFRDRRRRGERGGEGGGGERGDAELREDDVVQPVAGILDVLDNYAFVRTSGYLAGPNDVYVSMNMVRKNGLRRGDAVTGAVRVARDGDQPNQRQKFNPLVRLDSVNGGPVEEARNRPDFTKLTPLYPNQRLRLETSGEKLTTRVIDLIMPIGKGQRALIVSPPKAGKTTIMQDIANAITRNNPECHLMVVLVDERPEEVTDMQRSVKGEVIASTFDRPPSDHTQAAELAIERAKRLVEQGKDVVVLLDSITRLGRAYNNASPASGRILSGGVDSTALYPPKRFLGAARNIEDGGSLTIIATAMVETGSTGDTVIFEEFKGTGNAELKLDRKIAERRVFPAVDVNPSGTRKDELLLSPDEFAIVHKLRRLLSGLDSHQAIDLLMSQLRKTKNNYEFLVQVSKTTPGMDND
- the thrB gene encoding homoserine kinase; the protein is MVQLLPTGLTASVAVAASSANLGPGFDSLGLALGLYDEVIVETVESGLVVQVEGEGAGQVPLTSDHLVVQGILRGMREAGVEAPGMVVRCRNAIPHQRGLGSSAAAVVGGLAVVNGLVSQLDRPGLSETQLIQLASEFEGHPDNAAAAVLGGAVVSWTANAADGQVDYAAAPLRLHPDIHLFPAIPQLRSSTAETRALLPEQVSHRDARFNVSRAALLVVALTERPDLLLAATEDVLHQPQRGAAQPESAAFLQLLRRHGIAAVLSGAGPAVIALTTAAQLPSAVLESPEARVFNVTEMPVGAAVKWNSGVAVPG
- the rpmE gene encoding 50S ribosomal protein L31, with amino-acid sequence MKTGIHPAYGETTVVCGCGNSFTTRSTKESGHIVVEVCSQCHPFYTGKQKILDSGGRVARFEKRYGKRNAGAAATAAADDK
- the prfA gene encoding peptide chain release factor 1, which codes for MTQSIQGIDALLAEHAALETQLSDPELHNDPAEARRAGRRFAQLAPIIATHRKLESARGDLEAARELAADDASFAAEIPELEARVAELDTALTDMLAPRDPHDADDIVLEVKSGEGGEESALFAADLARMYIRYAERQGWKVTVLDETTSDLGGYKDATLTIASKGDSADGVWSKMKFEGGVHRVQRVPVTESQGRVHTSAAGVLVYPEPEEVAEVAIDESDLRIDVYRSSGKGGQGVNTTDSAVRITHLPTGIVVTCQNERSQLQNKARALQVLAARLQAVAEEQAQADASADRASQIRTVDRSERIRTYNFPENRITDHRIGYKAHNLDQVLDGDLDPMFDALAAADKETRLQGTA